A stretch of the Ascaphus truei isolate aAscTru1 chromosome 4, aAscTru1.hap1, whole genome shotgun sequence genome encodes the following:
- the NHSL1 gene encoding NHS-like protein 1 isoform X8 — MPVFFCSLRNRKHQRTKPGSSQICGPQYAVSSLDKESKWTVHYTASWHQQENVFLPSSRPQCVEDLHRQAKLNLKSVLRECDKLRRDGCRSSQYYSQGPSFSSSTSMVCTSCQEDDEEHDHKSNLLGCVCQSCHSVCCYLIPWNVKFSVSSNEEEQLLSSKRPKTPVSNEFSDTHTNWTKSLPLPTPEEKMRQESQAVHTDVIPINVTGENFDRQASFRRSLIHTDTVVRRPKKVKRRKTITGIPDNIQKELAGTVQLGFRGHSMHIPDNYSTLEKLETCHPTTQRSDTRDFSCQTDEIKIVPPSVRRIRAQKGQGIAALMSNSSGNMSTLNDTSGFLSRLNGELHFRSLPRPGPRVCLQSLEQKQDDRDQIEDSLITLPRQLSKLQVDDSVVHLRDNPRAGTLQRPKSQEIRGSESEVQSNPACMVSPHAAYSTSVIPNAMLYSSSEVIAIHTSQSTGKLDSKVTSSCSSSHTKSIYRDRGRVNSTLRIKDDHHSSSGNWSDNSSARHSQTSDTISPTAVTMVSLRDSAVSLINTGNMNNGPQTMPCRMNPGFINHSQDSDTRSESSYSDGRQRNGSITSSINSTDNWTFEARENDRAFSRKPSSVVSGSPVSNMSTCSSERKADSSSLFSLDHDGYYTSMHVDSGINSGNQSHNNDIQNPRHSIINIFDKKEKQSIDVRSIYSDKSLTRSISLKKPKKPPPLPSRTDSLRRPLKKNAQSNGQVLSETLIASLQQSLQLNLKGKSSSSPSQSPCSDYEDPWILRSRSQSTVSASSSGMSATAPNIYSICAVTPSQSETSSIKSEYADQWGYYIDYSRAPDVHTKSPVINTSNKPAGFNDYNTSQLSYGIQASIPLVHSGLAKPSSSSEEKPRRVTSPSSGYSSQSNTPTTLTPVPLSLKCMSPGNGKYKMKPIVPERRSSLISSVSISSSSTSLSSNTSDSQQQSITKCTSELPSPHSPPTPPLTPDPPPPPAMDIVDTVAFPSSPNFPPPPPEATMFPSTTDGHLWLPHSKYPDKRPRPNYPPPPPPLHIGHSMAPPPPPPLNPKVLKIGTPGEPILLRKEDKGNFAYNALNNHLNKQELVRPTVPLVTAHALQTVQLKSVKKASKLATEKLAEQVPDFKLQEKTSTLFSRASLGPSASPDHTSNVSVGERKNYNVPDQLQYSGYKSKTAKLTTGVTAAEQPLSGKREGGYPAAALNGKSTIGSEMSSPQEKPSTSQSTPNASPNKKPPPISKKPKLFLIVPPPQLDLAAGKIAEVNENVRRMPNASARDALSEHCEELNGRIAAENNSEETVSFVYQAEEAGLSSCEVIEENAFFTLPPAVETQRSQEEEEQPTMSDEDSTSDSNTDSASSARKSPLEDDSEEVFEPKRSSSSSLQLSSYMEGSEVNTPTRPRTTEDLFAAIHRSKRKVLGRKESDDDHCKNHCPSPPVTPTGGVPSLSSFKQPGPIQRSIRRTSTSSDTFKALLLKKGSRSECGSRMSAAEMLKHTDPRFQRSMSDTSLEPPESPTLSSPSNNKRAQEEWAKSEGLMPRSMSVSGTRYSRSRTPPSAASSKYNVRSRLQSSPMTVICEGEGEAVDGVENSLLKVPLMSTRSLDRFHRTDFDLNYSMDAEEAHPRIPIDLMTKLLEGNTGEYTGSLEENS, encoded by the exons TTTTCGGTTTCTTCAAATGAAGAAGAGCAGCTCCTCTCAAGCAAAAGGCCCAAGACTCCCGTGTCCAATGAGTTCTCCGACACTCACACTAACTGGACCAAGTCTCTTCCACTACCCACTCCAGAGGAAAAGATGCGTCAAGAGTCTCAGGCCGTGCACACGGATGTGATCCCCATTAACGTTACTG GGGAGAATTTCGACCGCCAGGCCAGCTTCCGGCGGTCTCTtattcacacagacactgtggtaAGACGTCCGAAGAAAGTCAAAAGGAGAAAGACTATTACAGGCATCCCAGACAACATACAAAAGGAGCTAG CAGGTACTGTCCAGCTTGGTTTCAGAGGACATTCAATGCACATACCAGATAACTATAGCACATTGGAGAAACTGGAAACATGCCACCCTACCACACAACGGTCAGATACTAGGGATTTCAGCTGCCAGACTGATGAAATAAAGATAGTGCCCCCATCAGTCAGACGAATTCGGGCACAGAAAGGGCAAGGAATCGCAGCTCTGATGTCCAATTCATCAGGAAATATGTCTACTTTAAACGACACATCAGGATTTCTCTCACGTCTGAATGGAGAGCTGCACTTCCGTAGCCTGCCGAGGCCTGGCCCACGAGTCTGTTTGCAGTCCCTGGAGCAGAAGCAGGATGATCGTGACCAAATAGAGGACTCTCTCATCACTTTGCCACGCCAGTTAAGCAAATTACAAGTGGATGATAGTGTAGTTCACCTGAGAGACAACCCCAGGGCCGGAACACTCCAAAGACCAAAGTCCCAAGAAATACGGGGCTCCGAAAGTGAAGTTCAATCAAACCCAGCTTGTATGGTCTCTCCTCATGCTGCGTATTCAACCAGCGTCATCCCAAATGCCATGTTGTACTCTTCCTCTGAGGTGATTGCCATTCACACCTCTCAGAGCACCGGGAAGTTGGATAGTAAAGTGACATCCAGCTGCTCCTCTTCCCACACAAAGAGCATATACAGGGACCGTGGCCGTGTAAACAGTACTTTACGCATTAAAGATGACCACCATTCCTCCAGTGGTAACTGGAGTGACAACAGCTCAGCCCGGCACTCACAGACCTCTGATACAATCTCACCTACTGCCGTAACCATGGTTTCCCTACGTGATTCTGCAGTATCGCTCATCAATACCGGTAACATGAACAATGGACCCCAAACTATGCCCTGCAGAATGAATCCTGGGTTTATTAACCACTCTCAGGACAGTGATACCCGCAGTGAATCCAGCTACTCGGATGGCCGACAAAGAAATGGCAGCATAACCAGCAGCATCAACAGCACAGACAACTGGACATTTGAAGCCAGGGAAAATGACCGGGCTTTCTCAAGGAAACCATCATCTGTGGTCTCTGGCTCTCCTGTAAGTAATATGAGCACCTGCAGCTCAGAGAGGAAAGCCGACTCCAGCTCCCTGTTCTCGCTAGACCATGATGGTTATTACACTTCGATGCATGTGGACTCTGGAATCAATTCAGGTAACCAAAGCCACAACAATGACATTCAGAATCCCCGGCATAGCATCATCAATATCTTTGATAAGAAAGAGAAGCAGAGCATAGACGTCAGGTCTATCTACAGTGACAAATCCCTTACGCGCAGCATATCTTTGAAGAAGCCCAAAAAGCCTCCTCCACTGCCATCCAGAACAGACTCGCTTAGGAGGCCACTTAAGAAAAATGCCCAGTCTAACGGTCAAGTGCTCAGTGAAACACTAATCGCTTCTCTCCAGCAGTCCTTGCAGCTAAACCTGAAGGGTAAAAGCAGTAGCTCGCCTTCTCAGAGTCCCTGCAGTGACTATGAGGATCCCTGGATCTTACGCTCTCGCAGTCAGAGTACTGTCAGCGCAAGCAGTAGTGGGATGTCAGCCACAGCTCCCAACATCTATTCTATATGTGCCGTTACCCCCTCACAGAGCGAGACGAGTAGTATAAAATCTGAATATGCCGATCAGTGGGGCTACTACATTGACTATTCACGGGCTCCAGATGTGCACACGAAATCACCTGTAATTAACACTTCAAATAAGCCAGCTGGGTTTAATGATTACAACACTTCCCAGCTGAGCTATGGAATACAGGCTTCCATACCACTAGTGCACAGTGGGTTAGCCAAACCAAGTAGCTCATCTGAAGAGAAGCCGCGTAGGGTTACATCCCCATCAAGTGGGTATTCTAGCCAGTCAAACACCCCCACCACACTGACGCCTGTACCTCTCTCATTGAAATGCATGTCTCCAGGAAATGGAAAGTACAAAATGAAGCCCATAGTGCCTGAAAGAAGATCCTCTCTGATATCATCGGTTTCTATTTCCTCTTCATCAACCTCACTTTCTTCAAACACATCCGACTCCCAGCAGCAGAGCATAACAAAATGTACTTCGGAATTGccgtctcctcactctcctcccacaccccctctcactcccgatCCACCTCCTCCACCTGCAATGGATATAGTTGACACAGTTGCCTTTCCATCATCACCAAAttttccacctccacctccagaGGCTACAATGTTTCCTTCAACCACTGACGGACATCTGTGGCTTCCACACTCCAAATATCCTGATAAACGTCCACGCCCTaattaccccccaccccctccaccactACACATTGGGCACTCCATGgctcctccacctccaccccctctTAATCCAAAGGTGCTAAAAATTGGAACACCAGGTGAGCCAATTCTACTTagaaaagaggacaaggggaattTTGCATATAATGCTCTAAATAATCACCTAAATAAGCAAGAACTGGTGAGACCAACTGTTCCCCTGGTTACTGCGCATGCCTTACAAACGGTGCAGTTAAAGTCTGTAAAAAAAGCATCAAAGTTGGCGACTGAAAAATTAGCTGAGCAGGTGCCAGATTTCAAACTTCAGGAAAAGACGTCAACCTTATTTTCACGGGCTTCTTTAGGACCATCTGCCTCTCCAGATCACACATCCAATGTGAGCGTCGGAGAGAGAAAAAATTACAATGTGCCAGACCAATTGCAATACTCTGGTTATAAAAGCAAGACGGCTAAACTAACTACTGGGGTGACGGCAGCAGAACAACCTCTCTCAGGGAAAAGAGAAGGAGGCTATCCGGCTGCTGCACTCAATGGAAAGTCAACAATTGGGTCCGAAATGTCGTCGCCACAAGAGAAACCTAGCACTTCACAAAGTACACCAAATGCATCTCCCAACAAGAAGCCGCCCCCTATTTCAAAGAAGCCCAAGTTGTTCCTCATCGTTCCACCTCCGCAGCTTGATTTGGCAGCAGGAAAAATAGCTGAAGTCAATGAAAATGTGAGACGCATGCCAAATGCCTCTGCGAGAGATGCTCTGAGCGAACATTGTGAAGAGCTAAATGGTCGGATAGCAGCTGAAAACAATTCAGAGGAGACTGTCAGCTTCGTTTACCAAGCAGAAGAAGCTGGTTTGTCCTCTTGCGAAGTTATTGAGGAGAACGCATTTTTCACCCTACCCCCAGCTGTGGAAACCCAGAGGAGCCAGGAAGAGGAGGAACAGCCAACAATGTCAGATGAAGACAGTACTTCTGATAGCAACACCGACAGTGCCAGCAGCGCCCGAAAATCACCTCTGGAAGATGATAGTG AGGAGGTTTTCGAGCCAAAGAGATCAAGTTCATCTTCTCTTCAGCTAAGCAGCTACATGGAAGGCAGTGAAGTGAATACTCCAACCAGACCTAGAACTACTGAGGACCTGTTTGCAGCCATTCACAG ATCCAAAAGGAAGGTTCTTGGCCGCAAGGAGTCTGATGACGATCACTGCAAGAACCACTGTCCCTCTCCTCCAGTGACTCCAACGGGCGGTGTTCCAAGTCTGAGCTCCTTCAAGCAGCCGGGACCAATCCAAAGAAGTATTCGGAGGACCAGTACTAGCAGCGACACCTTCAAGGCCCTGCTGTTGAAGAAGGGAAGCAGGTCTGAGTGTGGCTCACGCATGTCTGCTGCGGAAATGCTGAAGCACACCGACCCAAGGTTTCAGAGGTCGATGTCCGATACATCCCTGGAGCCCCCTGAAAGCCCAACATTGTCTTCACCAAGCAATAACAAGAGGGCAcaggaggaatgggccaagaGTGAGGGACTGATGCCCAGGAGCATGTCCGTCTCGGGCACCAGGTACAGCCGCTCCAGAACGCCGCCTTCAGCAGCCAGCAGCAAGTATAATGTCCGTAGCCGCCTCCAGAGCAGCCCTATGACAGTGATTTGTGAAGGAGAAGGCGAGGCTGTCGACGGTGTGGAAAACAGCCTACTGAAGGTGCCTTTGATGAGCACAAGGAGTCTGGACAGGTTTCACAGGACTGACTTTGATCTAAATTATTCCATGGATGCTGAAGAGGCTCACCCCAGAATCCCCATAGACTTGATGACTAAACTTTTAGAAGGGAATACAGGGGAATATACTGGCTCGTTAGAAGAAAATAGTTAA
- the NHSL1 gene encoding NHS-like protein 1 isoform X12 has product MVCTSCQEDDEEHDHKSNLLGCVCQSCHSVCCYLIPWNVKFSVSSNEEEQLLSSKRPKTPVSNEFSDTHTNWTKSLPLPTPEEKMRQESQAVHTDVIPINVTGENFDRQASFRRSLIHTDTVVRRPKKVKRRKTITGIPDNIQKELAGTVQLGFRGHSMHIPDNYSTLEKLETCHPTTQRSDTRDFSCQTDEIKIVPPSVRRIRAQKGQGIAALMSNSSGNMSTLNDTSGFLSRLNGELHFRSLPRPGPRVCLQSLEQKQDDRDQIEDSLITLPRQLSKLQVDDSVVHLRDNPRAGTLQRPKSQEIRGSESEVQSNPACMVSPHAAYSTSVIPNAMLYSSSEVIAIHTSQSTGKLDSKVTSSCSSSHTKSIYRDRGRVNSTLRIKDDHHSSSGNWSDNSSARHSQTSDTISPTAVTMVSLRDSAVSLINTGNMNNGPQTMPCRMNPGFINHSQDSDTRSESSYSDGRQRNGSITSSINSTDNWTFEARENDRAFSRKPSSVVSGSPVSNMSTCSSERKADSSSLFSLDHDGYYTSMHVDSGINSGNQSHNNDIQNPRHSIINIFDKKEKQSIDVRSIYSDKSLTRSISLKKPKKPPPLPSRTDSLRRPLKKNAQSNGQVLSETLIASLQQSLQLNLKGKSSSSPSQSPCSDYEDPWILRSRSQSTVSASSSGMSATAPNIYSICAVTPSQSETSSIKSEYADQWGYYIDYSRAPDVHTKSPVINTSNKPAGFNDYNTSQLSYGIQASIPLVHSGLAKPSSSSEEKPRRVTSPSSGYSSQSNTPTTLTPVPLSLKCMSPGNGKYKMKPIVPERRSSLISSVSISSSSTSLSSNTSDSQQQSITKCTSELPSPHSPPTPPLTPDPPPPPAMDIVDTVAFPSSPNFPPPPPEATMFPSTTDGHLWLPHSKYPDKRPRPNYPPPPPPLHIGHSMAPPPPPPLNPKVLKIGTPGEPILLRKEDKGNFAYNALNNHLNKQELVRPTVPLVTAHALQTVQLKSVKKASKLATEKLAEQVPDFKLQEKTSTLFSRASLGPSASPDHTSNVSVGERKNYNVPDQLQYSGYKSKTAKLTTGVTAAEQPLSGKREGGYPAAALNGKSTIGSEMSSPQEKPSTSQSTPNASPNKKPPPISKKPKLFLIVPPPQLDLAAGKIAEVNENVRRMPNASARDALSEHCEELNGRIAAENNSEETVSFVYQAEEAGLSSCEVIEENAFFTLPPAVETQRSQEEEEQPTMSDEDSTSDSNTDSASSARKSPLEDDSEEVFEPKRSSSSSLQLSSYMEGSEVNTPTRPRTTEDLFAAIHRSKRKVLGRKESDDDHCKNHCPSPPVTPTGGVPSLSSFKQPGPIQRSIRRTSTSSDTFKALLLKKGSRSECGSRMSAAEMLKHTDPRFQRSMSDTSLEPPESPTLSSPSNNKRAQEEWAKSEGLMPRSMSVSGTRYSRSRTPPSAASSKYNVRSRLQSSPMTVICEGEGEAVDGVENSLLKVPLMSTRSLDRFHRTDFDLNYSMDAEEAHPRIPIDLMTKLLEGNTGEYTGSLEENS; this is encoded by the exons TTTTCGGTTTCTTCAAATGAAGAAGAGCAGCTCCTCTCAAGCAAAAGGCCCAAGACTCCCGTGTCCAATGAGTTCTCCGACACTCACACTAACTGGACCAAGTCTCTTCCACTACCCACTCCAGAGGAAAAGATGCGTCAAGAGTCTCAGGCCGTGCACACGGATGTGATCCCCATTAACGTTACTG GGGAGAATTTCGACCGCCAGGCCAGCTTCCGGCGGTCTCTtattcacacagacactgtggtaAGACGTCCGAAGAAAGTCAAAAGGAGAAAGACTATTACAGGCATCCCAGACAACATACAAAAGGAGCTAG CAGGTACTGTCCAGCTTGGTTTCAGAGGACATTCAATGCACATACCAGATAACTATAGCACATTGGAGAAACTGGAAACATGCCACCCTACCACACAACGGTCAGATACTAGGGATTTCAGCTGCCAGACTGATGAAATAAAGATAGTGCCCCCATCAGTCAGACGAATTCGGGCACAGAAAGGGCAAGGAATCGCAGCTCTGATGTCCAATTCATCAGGAAATATGTCTACTTTAAACGACACATCAGGATTTCTCTCACGTCTGAATGGAGAGCTGCACTTCCGTAGCCTGCCGAGGCCTGGCCCACGAGTCTGTTTGCAGTCCCTGGAGCAGAAGCAGGATGATCGTGACCAAATAGAGGACTCTCTCATCACTTTGCCACGCCAGTTAAGCAAATTACAAGTGGATGATAGTGTAGTTCACCTGAGAGACAACCCCAGGGCCGGAACACTCCAAAGACCAAAGTCCCAAGAAATACGGGGCTCCGAAAGTGAAGTTCAATCAAACCCAGCTTGTATGGTCTCTCCTCATGCTGCGTATTCAACCAGCGTCATCCCAAATGCCATGTTGTACTCTTCCTCTGAGGTGATTGCCATTCACACCTCTCAGAGCACCGGGAAGTTGGATAGTAAAGTGACATCCAGCTGCTCCTCTTCCCACACAAAGAGCATATACAGGGACCGTGGCCGTGTAAACAGTACTTTACGCATTAAAGATGACCACCATTCCTCCAGTGGTAACTGGAGTGACAACAGCTCAGCCCGGCACTCACAGACCTCTGATACAATCTCACCTACTGCCGTAACCATGGTTTCCCTACGTGATTCTGCAGTATCGCTCATCAATACCGGTAACATGAACAATGGACCCCAAACTATGCCCTGCAGAATGAATCCTGGGTTTATTAACCACTCTCAGGACAGTGATACCCGCAGTGAATCCAGCTACTCGGATGGCCGACAAAGAAATGGCAGCATAACCAGCAGCATCAACAGCACAGACAACTGGACATTTGAAGCCAGGGAAAATGACCGGGCTTTCTCAAGGAAACCATCATCTGTGGTCTCTGGCTCTCCTGTAAGTAATATGAGCACCTGCAGCTCAGAGAGGAAAGCCGACTCCAGCTCCCTGTTCTCGCTAGACCATGATGGTTATTACACTTCGATGCATGTGGACTCTGGAATCAATTCAGGTAACCAAAGCCACAACAATGACATTCAGAATCCCCGGCATAGCATCATCAATATCTTTGATAAGAAAGAGAAGCAGAGCATAGACGTCAGGTCTATCTACAGTGACAAATCCCTTACGCGCAGCATATCTTTGAAGAAGCCCAAAAAGCCTCCTCCACTGCCATCCAGAACAGACTCGCTTAGGAGGCCACTTAAGAAAAATGCCCAGTCTAACGGTCAAGTGCTCAGTGAAACACTAATCGCTTCTCTCCAGCAGTCCTTGCAGCTAAACCTGAAGGGTAAAAGCAGTAGCTCGCCTTCTCAGAGTCCCTGCAGTGACTATGAGGATCCCTGGATCTTACGCTCTCGCAGTCAGAGTACTGTCAGCGCAAGCAGTAGTGGGATGTCAGCCACAGCTCCCAACATCTATTCTATATGTGCCGTTACCCCCTCACAGAGCGAGACGAGTAGTATAAAATCTGAATATGCCGATCAGTGGGGCTACTACATTGACTATTCACGGGCTCCAGATGTGCACACGAAATCACCTGTAATTAACACTTCAAATAAGCCAGCTGGGTTTAATGATTACAACACTTCCCAGCTGAGCTATGGAATACAGGCTTCCATACCACTAGTGCACAGTGGGTTAGCCAAACCAAGTAGCTCATCTGAAGAGAAGCCGCGTAGGGTTACATCCCCATCAAGTGGGTATTCTAGCCAGTCAAACACCCCCACCACACTGACGCCTGTACCTCTCTCATTGAAATGCATGTCTCCAGGAAATGGAAAGTACAAAATGAAGCCCATAGTGCCTGAAAGAAGATCCTCTCTGATATCATCGGTTTCTATTTCCTCTTCATCAACCTCACTTTCTTCAAACACATCCGACTCCCAGCAGCAGAGCATAACAAAATGTACTTCGGAATTGccgtctcctcactctcctcccacaccccctctcactcccgatCCACCTCCTCCACCTGCAATGGATATAGTTGACACAGTTGCCTTTCCATCATCACCAAAttttccacctccacctccagaGGCTACAATGTTTCCTTCAACCACTGACGGACATCTGTGGCTTCCACACTCCAAATATCCTGATAAACGTCCACGCCCTaattaccccccaccccctccaccactACACATTGGGCACTCCATGgctcctccacctccaccccctctTAATCCAAAGGTGCTAAAAATTGGAACACCAGGTGAGCCAATTCTACTTagaaaagaggacaaggggaattTTGCATATAATGCTCTAAATAATCACCTAAATAAGCAAGAACTGGTGAGACCAACTGTTCCCCTGGTTACTGCGCATGCCTTACAAACGGTGCAGTTAAAGTCTGTAAAAAAAGCATCAAAGTTGGCGACTGAAAAATTAGCTGAGCAGGTGCCAGATTTCAAACTTCAGGAAAAGACGTCAACCTTATTTTCACGGGCTTCTTTAGGACCATCTGCCTCTCCAGATCACACATCCAATGTGAGCGTCGGAGAGAGAAAAAATTACAATGTGCCAGACCAATTGCAATACTCTGGTTATAAAAGCAAGACGGCTAAACTAACTACTGGGGTGACGGCAGCAGAACAACCTCTCTCAGGGAAAAGAGAAGGAGGCTATCCGGCTGCTGCACTCAATGGAAAGTCAACAATTGGGTCCGAAATGTCGTCGCCACAAGAGAAACCTAGCACTTCACAAAGTACACCAAATGCATCTCCCAACAAGAAGCCGCCCCCTATTTCAAAGAAGCCCAAGTTGTTCCTCATCGTTCCACCTCCGCAGCTTGATTTGGCAGCAGGAAAAATAGCTGAAGTCAATGAAAATGTGAGACGCATGCCAAATGCCTCTGCGAGAGATGCTCTGAGCGAACATTGTGAAGAGCTAAATGGTCGGATAGCAGCTGAAAACAATTCAGAGGAGACTGTCAGCTTCGTTTACCAAGCAGAAGAAGCTGGTTTGTCCTCTTGCGAAGTTATTGAGGAGAACGCATTTTTCACCCTACCCCCAGCTGTGGAAACCCAGAGGAGCCAGGAAGAGGAGGAACAGCCAACAATGTCAGATGAAGACAGTACTTCTGATAGCAACACCGACAGTGCCAGCAGCGCCCGAAAATCACCTCTGGAAGATGATAGTG AGGAGGTTTTCGAGCCAAAGAGATCAAGTTCATCTTCTCTTCAGCTAAGCAGCTACATGGAAGGCAGTGAAGTGAATACTCCAACCAGACCTAGAACTACTGAGGACCTGTTTGCAGCCATTCACAG ATCCAAAAGGAAGGTTCTTGGCCGCAAGGAGTCTGATGACGATCACTGCAAGAACCACTGTCCCTCTCCTCCAGTGACTCCAACGGGCGGTGTTCCAAGTCTGAGCTCCTTCAAGCAGCCGGGACCAATCCAAAGAAGTATTCGGAGGACCAGTACTAGCAGCGACACCTTCAAGGCCCTGCTGTTGAAGAAGGGAAGCAGGTCTGAGTGTGGCTCACGCATGTCTGCTGCGGAAATGCTGAAGCACACCGACCCAAGGTTTCAGAGGTCGATGTCCGATACATCCCTGGAGCCCCCTGAAAGCCCAACATTGTCTTCACCAAGCAATAACAAGAGGGCAcaggaggaatgggccaagaGTGAGGGACTGATGCCCAGGAGCATGTCCGTCTCGGGCACCAGGTACAGCCGCTCCAGAACGCCGCCTTCAGCAGCCAGCAGCAAGTATAATGTCCGTAGCCGCCTCCAGAGCAGCCCTATGACAGTGATTTGTGAAGGAGAAGGCGAGGCTGTCGACGGTGTGGAAAACAGCCTACTGAAGGTGCCTTTGATGAGCACAAGGAGTCTGGACAGGTTTCACAGGACTGACTTTGATCTAAATTATTCCATGGATGCTGAAGAGGCTCACCCCAGAATCCCCATAGACTTGATGACTAAACTTTTAGAAGGGAATACAGGGGAATATACTGGCTCGTTAGAAGAAAATAGTTAA